TTATGCCTTATACCTGAGACTGGCAAACCTGAATGCTGGATGGGATCCTGCGGATCCTCTACCGAATCCTCCCATCTACACCGCTCATGCCGACATCTGGGCTGATCAGGTATTCTGGGAATATGCCGGGACTGGCTTCCCGGTAGCCGACGCAGACGGTGAACTCTGTGCTGGTCTGTGTGACATCAAAGGCGACGCCTGCTGCGTAGTGTGCCCGGAGTGCCCGGAACCAATTGACTGGTGCCCAATAGGTGAGGTCTGTTAGTAAGGTAAGAGTACCGGACAGAACTACTGTGTTACTGAAGCCCGGGGTATCCCCCCGGGCTTTTTTTATGGGTGCCGAATAAAAGGGGTCAGGTCTTGAAATATAACTTATTTCCTGGCAGGGTACCTACACCATGACGCGACCCTTACGCCTTGTATACCCCGGAGCCGTTTATCACCTAACGTCACGGGGCAACGCCCGGGGGAATATTTACCGGGAGGACCTGGACAGGGAAACCTTTACAGATATCCTGGCCCTGGTGGTCAAGCGATACCACTGGCTCTGTCATGCCTACTGCCTGATGGACAATCATTACCATCTCCTGGTAGAAACACCGGAGGCCAATCTCTGTCAGGGTATGCGCCAGCTCAACGGTATCTATACCCAAAGATGCAACCGAAAGCATGGGAAACCGGGCCACCTGTTCCAGGGACGATACAAGGCCATACTGGTGGACAAGGAGAACTACCTCCTGGAGCTCTGCCGCTACGTGGTGCTCAATCCGGTACGGGCTCGCTGGGTAGAGCTTCCGGAACAGTGGCAATGGGGGAGCTATCAATCCACAGCGGGCCTTGCGAAGGTACCGGAATACCTCTTTGTGGATTGGATTCTTGGCCTGTTCGGGACCAACCGGAAAGTCGCCCGGGAACACTACCGAACCTTTGTCCGAGCAGGCATCCATGGAACATCCCCCTGGGAAGAGCTTGAGGGACAGGTATTACTGGGAGGCAAAGGATTTGTGGAGAGGTTTACTGAAATACGGGTATACCTTGAAAGAAATAGCCGATTCCCTTGGCATTCATTACACGACCGTTAGCAATATAGTACAGAAGATGGAGAAGAAAATGTAGCTTTTCAAGACCTGACCCCTTTTATTCAGCAACTCCGGTAGCTTGCGGGTAGCGTATATTGGGAAAGGGAGATCAGGTATAATAGACTGGTTGACAGGCATGGCAAGGTGGTCAGTATGACCGGTGGAGCCGGCTCGCTTCTGATCCTCGCCAGGTCACCGGGATTTCGCTTGTTCCCGCGGCGCAGGTAAGATTGTCTTCGCTGGTGAGATACCTTCCGGAGAGGCTGTCTCGGGCAAGAGCGGCGGAGAGCCGGGCCAGAAAGGAAACAGATGAGGGAGATCCTTGAAAAGCTGCAAAAGGGCCTGATTTCACTGGAAGAGGCCCAAACCGGACTGGAAAAGGCCGCGTTTGACACTTTGAAGCTTAAGTTAGTGGATAAATTGGCCCGGCTGGATCTGAACCGTGCCGCCCGAACCGGCCTTCCCGAAGTGATATTGGCGCTGGGCAAAAAGGACGAGTGGGTGGAGAAGTTGTTGTTCGATATGGCGCTTGAACAGGGCCGGGCCATAGCCAGCAAGGTTCACCCGGCGCTGGCGGAAAAGTTGGCTCAAAAGGTTCCCCGGGGCTTTGCCGCCGAGGTCCATGTCGACGCACGGCTGGTCATCGTCAGGAAGCACGATTTTATCCCGGCCGAAAGCGGGGGAAGAATAGGCGTGCTGGCGGCGGGCACCGCCGATCTCTCCATAGCGGAAGAGGCGCGGGTCTTCGCCAGGGAGCTGGGCTGTACCGTGTTTACCGCGTACGATGTCGGTATCGCTGGTCTACAGAGGACCCTGGAAGCGTTGGAAGTGCTGTTGCAAGCGGATGTGGATATCCTCATCGTAGTGGCCGGCATGGACGCGGTGTTGCCGATCACCGTCAGAGGACTGGTCGATCTGCCGGTAATCGGCGTTCCTTCAGCGGTGGGCTACGGGATAGGCGACAGGGGCCTGGCGCCTCTTCTGACCATGCTGCAATCCTGCTCTCCGGGCCTGGCCGTGGTCAATATCGACAACGGTTTCGGAGCGGCCGCCTTCGCCGCGCTGGTGGCCAACCGGATCGCCAGGTACCGCTCAGGATAAATGGAAAACCAGGAGGGAGTTCCCCAGTCAGCCTGGTCACGTTCTCAGAGAAGAAGCGAGGAAGGAACTCCCCCGTCAACCCCGGAAAAGTCCGGAACGACCACCGCACGCTGTCCTTGCAGAGTCCACTCCTACTTCGTAATCACCAAGCGCATGCTTAAGAGGATATGCTTGATGACCAAATAGAAACAATCCGCGCCGCCCTGCGTATTAGTGGATAGAAGAACAAAATCACCCTTGAACTGAGAGGTTTGCGGACTATGAGGGCCCACTTCCCCGCGTTGGGGTGGCTTTTATTGACGATCGTTTTTATATCAGGAGTTCTTTCCGGATGTGCACCGGTACCTCCGTCGACTCCTTCCCCTCAAACCCCGGAGACGGCTCGGCCGATCATCGGAGGGTGCCCCGCGAGTTTTCAAACGGTGGTGAGCGCCGTCTTCTCAGGCTATGGGAAAGCGGGGTCCGAATACGACCCCGCCGCCGAGGGGGCCTTGCTGCCTTCTTTTGACGTGATCATCATCTTCAACCAGCCGATCACCCTGCTGGACAACGACCCCCGCTCCTGGGAGGTGGATGTCGAACGACTGGTGCAATTCCGCCGGGGTGGAATCCTGGGGACTCCTCACGAACGAAGTTACCGGTCCGAGGCCGGACCCCTGCTGAGCGAGACGGAAGAGGTGCGGATCGTCCGGGTGGAACAGTTCGGGACCAATTCGGTCCGCCTGCGGGTCCAGGCGCGGGAGCTGGCTTTGGGAGTCGCCGGGGGAGTCGCCGGGGAGGAATATTATTTTTACGGGCTGATCTGCGATGTATTCTCTTATGAAGATTACCTGGCCGCGGCCAACCGCAATGCGGGGTATGGGACAGCGGGGCCGGGTGACACATTCTGGATGGATCGTTACCTGGTCCAGTCCCCGATCTACGCCGACCGGATTACCTGGCGGTATGTCGGCAGGTCCGTTCCCGTGGCCGACGAGACTGGAATGCCTTGTCTTGCGCTGCACGATATCAGGGATACATCCTGCTGCGAGGCCTATCCTGCCACCCCCCCACCGGCGGCGTGGTGCGCAGTGGTGGAGGGAGAGTTCCTCTGTCCATAGGAAACCAAGCTCGTAAGCTTGCCGCTTTCTACCGGGAGAGAACCCCGCCTGCGGGCTCCCCGGGTGGGGGAGCTTTATTCGCAGAATAGGGGAGGAGATGGGCATTTGACGCATCGGCGGTTGGTTCCGGTACTGATTTGGGCGGTGGTAACCGTTCTCGTTTTTTCCGGGTGTCTCTCCTCGCCTTCCCGGGATGTTCCCCTTCCCACTCCCACTCCCACTCCCTTTCCCATCCCCACTCCCCCTCTGCCGGTGGATGAATGTCCCGCTTCGTTCCAGAGCGTTATATATCCGACAAAAACCCAATGGGGGACGTACCCCTGGGACCCGGATTACCTGGGAACCCATTTTCGGATCCTCATCACTTTCGATGAAGACATTACCCTTTTGGACGACCGGCCCGCTCACTGGGGGGTCCTCGTCCGCCGGGCTCTTCCCTGGGTCGACGAGGCCACCGGGATGGAGCAGGAGGTCTTGTCCTATTCCCTTCCGGCCTTCGTCCATACCGTGGAGCAGGTCGGGAACCGGGTCATCCGCCTTTCGGTCCTGGTGGTCGACGACGGTTCTTTCTGGCCGGAGAACATCCGCCGGACGTATCCAGCGCTATTCTTCTACGGCTTGTTGTGCAGCTTCGCCGATTACGAACGCCTGATTGCCGGGATGCAAGGGGCCGGGATGACCACCGAAACCACCCATGCCGACCAGGTGCTGTGGTCGTACCGGGGGAGTTTCGCCTATGCCGATGGGGCGGGCTATCTCTGCCCGGAATCCTGCAGTTTCGGGGGAGTGGGTTGCTGTGAAGTTCCCTGTCCTGACGGTCCTGAACCCATCGAGTGGTGTCCGGTGGGAGGGGACTGACGCGGACGAACACCGGTAATCCGCCGCCTTTCTCATCCTGGTCACCGAACTCCTCTTTCACCCCTCTCCCCATCCTGGCAGTCAACCGGTAGACACGTCCGACATAGTTAGCGAGGAGGAGATGAAGAGATCACCATTCATTTTCCGATGATAACCCTTAGGTACATAGGGGAGGAGAAACAAAAAGGTATCGAAACGGGAGCCTTATAAGGTATAATAGGGCTCGCTGGTAACTTGGTTTATATAATATAACGACCGGGATGTTTCTGGAATTTATCCCGGCGTTGGAGAACAAGAGATGGTGGGTGCTTACTCCTCACCGTCTGACCATGGGAGTGAGGAATTATGAAAAAAGGCTTTTTCATCGGGATCATTCTGGCACTGGTTGTCTGTTTTACGGTTCCCGTCGTTGCCCAGGATCAGGCTGTATCCCCCCTGGTGGAGACACTCGCAGACGTCGAACAGATTCTCTACGGGATGCCCGGAACGGGGAGCGTGCTTCAACGGGTGGAAACGGTGGAGCGGGACCTGATCGGAGATACGCTCTCCGGGACATTGATGGACCGGGTGGATCGATTACGGGTTTTTGTGCTGATCGGGACGGCCGATGAGCCTTCACTGGAGTTTAAGATCAAGTCGATCCGGATGGCCTTGGATACCCAGCTCGGGGTCCGGGGGATTCTCTTCGCCGAACTGGAGGAACTGGAGCGGACCGTTTTTGGTTTTGTGACTGAGGGTCCGATAGGTGTGCGGGTGGATAAGCTGTTCCGGACGGTTGTCGATCCTTTGCAGATTACCGCCTTTTCGATATCGGTTCCCGAAGAAACACTCCTGAAGATCGTCGTCGAAACGACCCTCCATTCGGAGCGGAGTAATGTGGGGGATCCGGTACCCTTTCGGGTGGTCGAAGATGTAGTGATTGGCGGGGTTTTAGTCATCGCCCGGGATACTGCCGGCGAGGGGCGGATCGA
This region of Atribacteraceae bacterium genomic DNA includes:
- a CDS encoding transposase; protein product: MTRPLRLVYPGAVYHLTSRGNARGNIYREDLDRETFTDILALVVKRYHWLCHAYCLMDNHYHLLVETPEANLCQGMRQLNGIYTQRCNRKHGKPGHLFQGRYKAILVDKENYLLELCRYVVLNPVRARWVELPEQWQWGSYQSTAGLAKVPEYLFVDWILGLFGTNRKVAREHYRTFVRAGIHGTSPWEELEGQVLLGGKGFVERFTEIRVYLERNSRFPWHSLHDR
- the larB gene encoding nickel pincer cofactor biosynthesis protein LarB, with amino-acid sequence MREILEKLQKGLISLEEAQTGLEKAAFDTLKLKLVDKLARLDLNRAARTGLPEVILALGKKDEWVEKLLFDMALEQGRAIASKVHPALAEKLAQKVPRGFAAEVHVDARLVIVRKHDFIPAESGGRIGVLAAGTADLSIAEEARVFARELGCTVFTAYDVGIAGLQRTLEALEVLLQADVDILIVVAGMDAVLPITVRGLVDLPVIGVPSAVGYGIGDRGLAPLLTMLQSCSPGLAVVNIDNGFGAAAFAALVANRIARYRSG